In Dictyoglomus sp., the sequence TATAATCCAAAGGTTTGTGAAGAACTTGCTTATCTAGATAAAGTAGTATACGTCCATCCATTACAAGATGAAGAAACTATACAAGGTTCATTAAAATTAATGTATTTAGTTGAGAAATGGCTTTCTGAAATAACTGGAATGCATAGATTTACACTTCAACCAGCTGCTGGTGCTCATGGTGAACTTCTTGGATGTTTAATTATTAGAGCTTATCATGAGTATAGAAGTGAATCTAAGAAGACTGAAATTATAATTCCCGATAGTGCTCATGGCACTAATCCTGCTAGTGCAGCTATGGCTGGATTTAAAGTTATTGTAGTTCCATCTGATGAACGTGGATGTGTAGATTTTAAAGCTTTGAAAAGTGCAGTTTCTGAGAAAACTGCTGGAATGATGTTAACAAATCCAAATACACTTGGAATATTTGAAGAAGATATATTGGAAATTGCTGATTTAATTCATGAT encodes:
- a CDS encoding aminotransferase class V-fold PLP-dependent enzyme, with product YNPKVCEELAYLDKVVYVHPLQDEETIQGSLKLMYLVEKWLSEITGMHRFTLQPAAGAHGELLGCLIIRAYHEYRSESKKTEIIIPDSAHGTNPASAAMAGFKVIVVPSDERGCVDFKALKSAVSEKTAGMMLTNPNTLGIFEEDILEIADLIHDVGGLLYYDGANLNGIIGIIRPGDMGFDIVHLNLHKTFSTPHGGGGPGAGPIGVTRDLEPFLPIPVVEYDGKKYYLDYNRPLSIGKI